GTCAACGATCGTAACAGAATTCGATCTGGCCACATCTTCCAGTTCGTCAACGCCTAGCGCGGCGGCGAAAGCAAAAAGCCAGCGGGCAGATTTCGCTAAAGTTTTGGCGGAATTCAACAAGGCCGCCACCGAGACGCAATATGAACGAATCCGCGATGGCATTTTGAAAAAGCACAAAATGACCGAACAGGAATATAGCGTCCTGACCGGCCCCGAAAAAGACAAGATTAACGATGAAATTCAGGAAGCAGTCAAGCGGGCCGCCCTGCAAAGCCGCGGCATGAGCGCGACTGCCGCATCCAGTGTGGCTGCAAACGGCCTGCTGGCATAAAATTCAGCACCATCAGCTGACTGGCTCTTGTCCAGTTTGCAGACATATCCGCTGACAAAGCGGCCTGTCATCGATCCATCGAATGCCACCCTCTATTCGCCAGACTACAAAATTTATTGCCAGGCAGGCAGGAAGCGTGATGTAACAGCAGCCAAACTAAGCATCTGCTCATCGATCGCCACAGGATTACAGATTCGGCATGATTACCCGCCTCGCCGTTGCCGGCTATCGATCCTTGCGGGATGTTGTGCTGGAACTGGGCCAGTTAACGCTCATCACCGGTGGCAATGGCAGCGGCAAGTCCAGCCTCTATCGCTCGCTTCGGCTGCTGTCTGAAGCGGCACAGGGGCGATTGATTTCCACGCTGGCAGCCGAGGGCGGCCTCCTCTCGGCCCTGTGGGCCGGGCCGGAAAATTTCAGCAAGGCCATGCTGCACGGTGAGACGGCGATCACCGGCACGGTCCGTTCGGCGCCCTACAGCCTTCGTCTTGGCTTTTCAGGCGCGGATTTCGGCTATGCCATCGATCTGGGGCGCCCCGAACCCATGTATCCCTTCCAGCGCGACCCCGAAATCAAGGTCGAGGCGATGTGGACCGGCGAAGTCCTGGGCCGCACCAATCTCTTTGCGGAAAGGCGCGGCCAAGCCGTCCGGTTGCGCCGGGCCGAGAATGGCGAATGGCGCGAGGCATTGACCAATCTGCTGGCCTTCGACAGCATGGTCACCCATTGCGCCGATCCGGTCGACGGCCTCGAACTGTTGCTGATGCGCGAACGGATGCGCAACTGGCGTTTCTACGACAATCTTCGCACCGATGCCGATGCCCCGGCGCGGCGGCCGCATGTCATGACCTATACGCCCGTGTTGGGCAGCGATGGCGCAGATCTGGCCGCTGCCATCGCCACCATTCAGGCCATCGGCGATGGGGAAGCCTTTGGCGATGCCATCGATGACGCTTTCCCCGGTTCCGCCATTCATGTCGAGGGTGAGGATTATGGCGTGGTGACCATGCATCAGCGCGGCCTGCTGCGCCCCTTCGAGGCCAAGGAACTGTCCGACGGCACGTTGCGCT
The Novosphingobium terrae DNA segment above includes these coding regions:
- a CDS encoding AAA family ATPase, translated to MITRLAVAGYRSLRDVVLELGQLTLITGGNGSGKSSLYRSLRLLSEAAQGRLISTLAAEGGLLSALWAGPENFSKAMLHGETAITGTVRSAPYSLRLGFSGADFGYAIDLGRPEPMYPFQRDPEIKVEAMWTGEVLGRTNLFAERRGQAVRLRRAENGEWREALTNLLAFDSMVTHCADPVDGLELLLMRERMRNWRFYDNLRTDADAPARRPHVMTYTPVLGSDGADLAAAIATIQAIGDGEAFGDAIDDAFPGSAIHVEGEDYGVVTMHQRGLLRPFEAKELSDGTLRYLLLVTALLSPRPPEIMILNEPEASLHPSLLEALARLLVEAARRSQIVLVSHSERLIAALRQSRGLHEIALSKRLGETQIEDHDAPRWIWPKR